A window from Armatimonas rosea encodes these proteins:
- a CDS encoding SDR family NAD(P)-dependent oxidoreductase: MGSLQGKRALVTGGGQGLGRAIVEELLRQGCDVAIHYRKSADGAAEAAQTAPHGVRAQCFAADLTSTVDAQALVADAVAFLGGLDILVNNAGDLLGRRRLEELDTDFWQQTLDVNVTSTLLVTQHALPHLAQSEQSSIVNLASLAGRMGGHAGSLAYSAAKGAILTWTRSLAKELGGRGIRVNAVAPGLILGTAFHNTHTTPESAAATIATLPLGRAGTPEDVARAVAFLASEYDGFITGATLDINGGVYGS; this comes from the coding sequence ATGGGAAGCCTTCAAGGAAAACGCGCCCTGGTCACCGGCGGCGGGCAAGGCCTGGGCCGGGCGATTGTCGAGGAGCTGTTGCGCCAAGGCTGCGACGTCGCGATCCACTACCGCAAGAGCGCCGACGGTGCCGCGGAAGCCGCACAGACCGCCCCACACGGTGTCCGAGCCCAGTGCTTTGCCGCCGATCTGACGAGCACGGTAGACGCACAAGCGCTGGTCGCGGATGCCGTCGCGTTTCTCGGAGGGCTGGATATCCTGGTCAACAACGCCGGCGATCTGCTCGGGCGGCGCAGGCTGGAGGAGCTGGACACGGACTTCTGGCAGCAGACCCTGGATGTCAATGTCACCAGCACCCTGCTTGTCACCCAGCACGCCCTCCCCCACCTCGCCCAGTCTGAGCAGAGCAGTATCGTCAACCTGGCATCGCTGGCCGGGCGCATGGGCGGGCACGCGGGCTCTCTGGCCTACTCGGCGGCCAAGGGGGCGATCCTGACCTGGACACGCTCGCTTGCCAAGGAGCTCGGAGGACGTGGGATTCGGGTGAATGCGGTCGCGCCGGGCCTGATCCTAGGCACGGCGTTCCACAACACCCACACCACCCCGGAGTCCGCCGCCGCCACAATCGCAACACTCCCCTTGGGCCGTGCAGGCACCCCCGAGGATGTCGCACGGGCGGTCGCCTTCCTCGCCAGCGAGTACGATGGCTTTATCACCGGCGCGACACTCGACATCAACGGGGGTGTCTACGGTTCCTAA
- a CDS encoding SDR family NAD(P)-dependent oxidoreductase — MQKADIRGKWALVTGASRGIGRQVSLGLAEYGCNLVLHSRETAGTDSLAAELTAKGVQVQQVAAELSDQAQVDAMLASVLSSTPGIDIVYNNAAVMTPYRSDWKQVPADDFRRSFEVNVTALVRICHGLIPGMVARGWGRIINVTSGIQDQPELIAYSISKAAVDKFVTDTAGHLKDAGVLLNLLDPGWLRTDLGGPNAPNAVESVLPGALVPALLDDGTTGKLFRAQDYAGQTL; from the coding sequence ATGCAAAAAGCAGACATTCGGGGCAAGTGGGCCCTCGTGACCGGTGCGAGCCGGGGGATTGGACGACAGGTCAGCCTGGGGCTGGCAGAGTACGGCTGCAATCTCGTGCTCCATAGCCGTGAGACCGCAGGCACCGACTCCCTCGCCGCGGAGCTGACCGCCAAGGGCGTCCAGGTGCAACAGGTCGCCGCGGAGCTCTCCGACCAAGCACAAGTCGATGCCATGCTGGCGAGCGTGCTGTCGTCGACACCGGGGATCGATATTGTCTACAACAACGCCGCAGTCATGACCCCCTACCGCAGCGACTGGAAGCAAGTCCCCGCCGATGACTTCCGCCGCAGCTTTGAGGTCAATGTCACGGCCCTGGTGCGCATCTGCCACGGGCTGATCCCCGGCATGGTCGCGCGCGGCTGGGGACGCATTATCAACGTGACCTCGGGGATTCAGGACCAACCCGAGCTGATCGCCTACTCGATCTCCAAGGCCGCCGTGGATAAGTTTGTCACCGACACCGCAGGGCACCTCAAAGATGCCGGCGTCCTTCTCAACCTGCTCGATCCGGGCTGGCTCCGCACCGACCTGGGTGGCCCCAACGCCCCCAACGCGGTCGAGTCGGTCCTCCCCGGTGCGCTCGTCCCCGCCCTGCTCGACGACGGCACGACGGGCAAGCTCTTCCGCGCCCAGGACTACGCCGGACAGACCCTCTAA
- a CDS encoding DUF1611 domain-containing protein: protein MQLSSDRRLALLMHEAVLGNAGKMGFGLLRYSDSQIACVIDRETAGRDLVALCGIPRPVPIVATIAEALALGADTLVPAIAPAGGILPDDWRREICEGLRGGMSLVNGLHERMAEAPDFRAALTPSAWIWDVRVEPDGLPNGLGRARELPAKRILTVGTDMAIGKMTASLELHKAAQRQALPSAFVATGQIGICISGAGIALDAVRVDFASGGVEWAVLEATHKLPRPARAGGAGLIWVEGQGSVLHPASTAWLPLIRGSVPTHLILCHRAGQESVLRAPWVRVPPLREVAALYEAVCAPIQPARVVGIALNCGHLSADEAQAACEKTEAETGLPTSDVVRFGGERLLEAVLAA, encoded by the coding sequence ATGCAGCTCTCCTCTGATCGACGACTGGCCCTTCTGATGCACGAGGCGGTCTTGGGAAACGCGGGGAAGATGGGCTTTGGCCTGCTCCGCTACTCCGACTCCCAGATCGCCTGCGTGATCGACCGCGAGACCGCAGGGCGTGACCTCGTGGCCCTCTGTGGCATTCCCCGCCCCGTTCCCATTGTCGCCACCATCGCCGAGGCGCTTGCGCTGGGGGCCGACACGCTTGTCCCCGCCATCGCCCCAGCCGGCGGCATCCTCCCCGACGACTGGCGGCGCGAGATCTGCGAGGGCCTGCGCGGCGGAATGTCGCTGGTCAATGGCCTGCACGAGCGCATGGCCGAGGCCCCCGACTTCCGCGCCGCCCTCACCCCAAGTGCCTGGATCTGGGATGTCCGGGTCGAGCCCGATGGCCTCCCCAATGGCCTGGGACGCGCCCGCGAGCTTCCGGCAAAGCGCATTCTCACGGTCGGCACCGACATGGCGATCGGGAAGATGACCGCGAGCCTGGAGCTGCACAAAGCGGCGCAGCGCCAGGCCCTTCCCAGCGCCTTTGTCGCCACGGGCCAGATCGGCATCTGTATCAGCGGTGCGGGGATCGCCCTCGATGCCGTGCGCGTGGACTTCGCCTCAGGCGGAGTCGAGTGGGCGGTTCTGGAAGCCACCCACAAGCTCCCCCGCCCGGCAAGGGCGGGGGGGGCTGGCTTAATCTGGGTCGAGGGCCAGGGCTCGGTGCTCCATCCCGCCTCGACCGCCTGGCTTCCCTTGATCCGCGGCTCTGTCCCGACCCACCTGATCCTCTGCCACCGCGCGGGCCAGGAGTCGGTGCTCCGTGCGCCTTGGGTCCGGGTTCCCCCCCTGCGCGAGGTCGCCGCGCTCTACGAGGCGGTCTGCGCTCCCATTCAGCCTGCACGGGTCGTGGGGATCGCCCTCAACTGCGGACACCTCAGCGCCGACGAAGCCCAAGCGGCGTGCGAGAAGACCGAGGCGGAGACCGGCCTGCCCACCAGCGATGTCGTGCGCTTCGGCGGCGAGCGCCTGCTGGAGGCCGTGCTCGCCGCATGA
- a CDS encoding NAD-dependent epimerase/dehydratase family protein gives MKILVTGSAGRIGKVLCALLEEHGHAVRPFDVEQGDLRDIEAVYAAVEGVDAVAHLGAIPWAVPGKDYDVMSVNVQGTTNVLLACVKHGVKRVVAYSSVNAFGSFGMDRAIAFLPGADDYPHGSFNIYQLSKHLNEETCHYFAERHGMTILCPRPVFVSSAEHYPKWSENTGDGYLVDLSSYVDVTDVAEATRLALTKETLSGFHAFLLAADDTTSVHPTAEIVARQLPDVPWRIPQSEWLADNPYCGLIDCRVAKELLGWQPKVSWRTL, from the coding sequence ATGAAGATACTGGTGACAGGTAGCGCAGGACGGATTGGAAAGGTGCTCTGCGCCTTGCTGGAAGAGCACGGGCACGCCGTCCGGCCCTTTGACGTGGAGCAGGGCGACCTGCGCGATATCGAGGCGGTCTATGCCGCAGTTGAGGGTGTCGATGCAGTCGCGCACCTGGGAGCGATCCCCTGGGCGGTTCCCGGCAAGGACTACGACGTGATGTCGGTCAATGTGCAGGGCACGACCAATGTCCTGCTCGCCTGTGTCAAGCACGGGGTCAAGCGGGTGGTGGCCTACTCCAGTGTCAATGCCTTCGGCTCCTTTGGCATGGACCGCGCCATTGCCTTCCTGCCCGGCGCCGACGACTACCCGCACGGCTCGTTCAATATCTACCAGCTCTCCAAGCACCTCAATGAGGAGACCTGCCACTACTTCGCCGAGCGCCATGGCATGACCATCCTCTGCCCCCGCCCGGTCTTTGTGAGCAGCGCCGAGCACTACCCCAAGTGGAGCGAGAACACCGGGGATGGCTACCTGGTCGATCTCTCCAGCTACGTGGACGTCACCGATGTGGCCGAGGCGACCCGACTGGCGCTCACCAAGGAAACTCTGAGCGGCTTCCATGCCTTCCTACTCGCCGCCGACGACACCACCTCTGTCCATCCGACCGCGGAGATTGTCGCCCGGCAGCTCCCCGATGTCCCGTGGCGCATCCCTCAGAGCGAGTGGCTTGCAGACAATCCCTACTGCGGGCTGATCGACTGCCGAGTCGCAAAAGAGCTGCTCGGGTGGCAACCGAAAGTGAGCTGGCGCACCCTATGA
- a CDS encoding NAD-dependent epimerase/dehydratase family protein, with translation MKPKLLVIGGSGHVGGLILPFLAEQYTLTVFDLKEPTLGHWVPGDVRDFDALKAAGQGCAKLLYMAMGNHDGSTHPTAQFDVNVTGLYLALRAAQAAGITHAALTSSMSVYEQLGQRFFWDEDAEPDAHHHYGLTKRLGEEVARSAWRQWGISVNALRLCLPVTEETWQSLAQEGRQDIHTEASDVARAILAALEYAFGGYQAFMISGDWQEKRMNMSKAKAMLGWEPLMRDDKQP, from the coding sequence ATGAAACCCAAACTTCTTGTCATCGGTGGCTCCGGCCATGTCGGCGGGCTCATCCTGCCGTTTCTCGCGGAGCAGTACACGCTGACGGTCTTCGATCTCAAAGAGCCCACCCTAGGCCACTGGGTTCCCGGCGATGTGCGCGACTTCGACGCGCTCAAGGCCGCCGGGCAGGGCTGCGCGAAGCTGCTCTACATGGCGATGGGCAACCACGATGGCAGCACGCACCCCACCGCGCAGTTCGATGTCAATGTCACCGGGCTCTACCTAGCGCTCCGGGCCGCCCAGGCCGCGGGGATCACGCACGCTGCCCTCACCAGCTCGATGTCGGTCTATGAGCAGCTCGGCCAGCGCTTCTTCTGGGACGAGGACGCGGAGCCGGACGCCCACCACCACTACGGCCTGACCAAGCGCCTCGGGGAGGAAGTGGCACGCTCTGCCTGGCGCCAGTGGGGAATTAGTGTCAATGCGCTTCGTCTCTGCCTCCCCGTGACCGAGGAGACCTGGCAGAGCCTGGCTCAAGAGGGCCGTCAAGATATCCACACCGAGGCCAGCGATGTCGCCCGCGCCATTCTCGCCGCGCTGGAGTACGCGTTTGGGGGCTACCAGGCCTTCATGATCTCCGGCGACTGGCAAGAGAAGCGCATGAACATGAGCAAGGCAAAGGCGATGCTCGGCTGGGAGCCCCTGATGCGCGACGATAAACAACCATGA
- a CDS encoding acyltransferase domain-containing protein, with product MTNDETLQALLAWLPSENPRPELPETWDDSWTLRVVEEAARLERAEQTRRGIPPEITEATLQDVGIWSRHCQRTRGTEGIADQHLGWFKLHASGRLCRLGRLQFAIETYTWDDVPGLEKGDTVLGMHIPAEAPLDIDECKKSIAAAFPFFDTYFPDFPPAKAIVCSSWMLGDWVPEAAGVGGSLDRFQQLFHLLPSGNSPGSACYFVFGYREVDPATAPRDTRLRRNLLDLIEAGKPVNAGRCYLLREEVQ from the coding sequence ATGACCAACGACGAAACCCTCCAGGCGCTCCTTGCCTGGCTTCCGAGTGAGAACCCGCGCCCAGAGCTCCCCGAGACCTGGGACGACTCCTGGACCCTGCGCGTGGTCGAGGAAGCCGCGCGCCTAGAGCGAGCCGAGCAGACACGCCGCGGAATCCCCCCCGAGATCACCGAGGCAACCCTTCAAGACGTGGGAATCTGGAGCCGGCACTGCCAGCGCACGCGCGGCACCGAGGGAATCGCCGATCAGCACCTGGGCTGGTTCAAGCTCCACGCATCGGGGAGGCTCTGCCGCCTGGGTCGGCTCCAGTTTGCGATCGAGACCTACACCTGGGACGATGTGCCTGGCCTGGAAAAGGGCGATACGGTTCTGGGAATGCATATTCCCGCCGAGGCACCGCTGGATATCGACGAGTGCAAGAAGTCTATCGCCGCCGCGTTTCCCTTCTTCGACACCTACTTCCCGGACTTTCCCCCCGCCAAGGCCATTGTCTGCTCATCGTGGATGCTCGGCGACTGGGTGCCCGAGGCAGCGGGTGTCGGTGGGAGCCTGGACCGGTTCCAGCAGCTCTTTCACTTACTCCCCAGCGGCAATAGCCCCGGAAGCGCCTGCTACTTTGTCTTTGGCTACCGCGAGGTCGATCCCGCCACCGCCCCCCGCGACACCCGCCTGCGCCGCAACCTGTTAGACCTGATCGAGGCAGGCAAGCCCGTCAACGCGGGCCGTTGCTACCTGCTCCGCGAGGAAGTGCAGTGA
- a CDS encoding MGH1-like glycoside hydrolase domain-containing protein: MNLPGKPEWRGMLAYVTALHARSVHPASHHWPHPWEEIGPGYCYAPAFGHWDIVHQVLDQLTTHPEHAANQLRNLLAAQQDDGFLPGAIYFKDGKPWWGETWTHPPVWPLAVNMLGDSGLRTELAPKLLAQIAWFERNRRADDGIGFFYADVTERKWESGVDEGIRYDHAPRERRACVDACSHLYACYDAAWRWTGDALYQQKAEQLATFIQTRLYDPTTGWFHDDWLGRPLSFEGMWPLVTGAATDDQAWSVLNALRDPERFFGAHPIRTVALGQPGRERRMWRGPAWNSMTLWAASGCVRLGHPEAARPLLEGALDHSALWFERTGTIWEFYDSEGGDPREVARKPHTPFNRPSPDYLGHNPLLAMARLWEECEE, encoded by the coding sequence GTGAACCTCCCCGGAAAGCCGGAGTGGCGCGGGATGCTTGCCTATGTCACAGCGCTCCACGCCCGCAGTGTCCACCCGGCCTCCCACCACTGGCCCCACCCCTGGGAGGAGATCGGACCGGGCTACTGCTATGCCCCTGCCTTTGGACACTGGGACATTGTCCACCAGGTGCTCGACCAGCTCACCACCCACCCGGAGCACGCCGCCAACCAGCTCCGCAACCTCCTCGCGGCCCAGCAAGACGATGGCTTTCTCCCGGGCGCGATCTACTTCAAAGACGGCAAGCCCTGGTGGGGAGAGACCTGGACGCATCCGCCGGTCTGGCCACTTGCGGTCAACATGCTTGGGGACTCCGGACTGAGGACCGAGCTCGCACCCAAGCTCCTGGCACAGATTGCCTGGTTTGAGCGCAACCGCCGCGCCGACGACGGCATTGGCTTTTTCTACGCAGATGTGACCGAGCGCAAGTGGGAGAGCGGGGTGGATGAGGGCATCCGCTACGACCACGCGCCCCGTGAGCGCCGCGCCTGTGTGGATGCCTGCTCCCACCTCTACGCCTGCTACGATGCCGCGTGGCGCTGGACCGGGGACGCGCTCTACCAGCAAAAAGCCGAGCAGCTCGCAACGTTTATCCAGACGCGCCTCTACGATCCCACGACAGGCTGGTTCCACGACGACTGGCTGGGGCGTCCGCTCTCGTTTGAGGGAATGTGGCCGCTCGTGACGGGGGCCGCCACGGACGACCAAGCCTGGAGTGTGCTCAACGCGCTCCGTGATCCGGAGAGGTTCTTCGGAGCCCACCCGATCCGCACGGTCGCACTGGGCCAGCCGGGACGGGAGCGCCGGATGTGGCGCGGGCCGGCCTGGAACTCCATGACCCTCTGGGCCGCAAGCGGCTGTGTCCGCCTGGGCCACCCCGAGGCCGCGCGCCCCTTGCTCGAAGGCGCACTGGATCACTCGGCTCTCTGGTTTGAGCGCACGGGAACCATCTGGGAGTTCTACGACAGCGAGGGCGGCGACCCGCGCGAGGTCGCCCGCAAGCCGCACACACCGTTCAATCGGCCCTCGCCGGACTACCTGGGCCACAATCCCCTGCTCGCCATGGCCCGTCTCTGGGAGGAGTGTGAGGAGTAG
- a CDS encoding mandelate racemase/muconate lactonizing enzyme family protein: MLTIARAERFVLNVPYTPRCEEWNALMVRQWRIVEIIKVTLTDGTVGWGESLPHYTWAKASDATLQNIVGQNALSLIHDDSLGAGLQIALLDVAGKALGLPVWALVGGPLLREETPIAWWNTEMNPEVLAEEAQDAVAAGYTFHKIKARPFLDTFAQVEAISAVTPSHFRLDMDFNDLLLHAGIAAPILQELDTYEKVALYEGPIPQRDLEGYRKLREKIVKPIATHADVPPLPIALREENCDGFVLSECGLSNAKRVNALCAAFEKPYWLQGVGVGLMTAYLTHLGAVLSHARWPAVTCMNNYADDLLVEPLKIKDGFVQVPMTPGLGVEFDESVLEKYAMEPPYHLPERRHIVTISWPSGRQMHYAYLVNRLGNHAAVPFSHAANAYHLDTNRQCWEDFLLGNQPIEPRGVRLSVWKEDHTDEWAKLYERCLRGPVRG; this comes from the coding sequence ATGCTAACGATTGCCCGCGCCGAGCGCTTTGTGCTCAATGTCCCCTACACCCCACGTTGCGAGGAGTGGAACGCCCTGATGGTGCGCCAGTGGCGCATTGTCGAGATCATCAAGGTCACCCTCACCGACGGCACGGTGGGCTGGGGCGAGTCCTTGCCGCACTACACCTGGGCCAAGGCGAGCGACGCGACCCTGCAAAACATCGTCGGGCAGAACGCGCTTTCCCTCATCCACGACGACAGCCTAGGCGCGGGGTTGCAGATCGCGCTCCTCGATGTGGCGGGCAAGGCGCTGGGGCTCCCGGTCTGGGCGCTGGTAGGGGGGCCTCTCCTGCGCGAGGAGACCCCGATCGCCTGGTGGAACACCGAGATGAACCCCGAGGTGCTCGCCGAAGAGGCCCAAGACGCCGTGGCGGCGGGCTACACCTTCCACAAGATCAAGGCCCGCCCATTTCTGGACACCTTCGCTCAGGTCGAGGCCATCTCCGCGGTCACCCCAAGCCACTTCCGCCTCGACATGGACTTCAACGATCTCTTGCTCCACGCCGGAATCGCCGCCCCGATCCTGCAGGAGCTGGACACCTACGAGAAAGTCGCGCTCTACGAAGGGCCCATCCCCCAGCGCGATCTGGAGGGCTACCGCAAGCTCCGCGAGAAGATTGTCAAGCCCATCGCCACCCACGCCGATGTCCCGCCGCTGCCCATCGCGCTCCGGGAGGAGAACTGCGACGGTTTTGTCTTATCCGAGTGCGGCCTGAGCAACGCCAAGCGGGTCAATGCGCTCTGCGCGGCGTTTGAGAAGCCCTACTGGCTCCAGGGGGTCGGGGTGGGCCTGATGACCGCGTATCTGACGCACCTCGGGGCCGTACTCTCCCACGCTCGCTGGCCCGCGGTGACCTGCATGAACAACTACGCCGATGATCTCTTGGTCGAGCCGCTAAAGATCAAAGACGGCTTCGTGCAAGTGCCCATGACACCCGGCCTTGGGGTGGAGTTCGATGAGAGCGTCCTCGAAAAATACGCCATGGAGCCGCCCTACCACCTCCCCGAGCGCCGGCATATCGTCACCATCTCCTGGCCATCGGGGCGCCAGATGCACTACGCCTATCTCGTGAACCGCCTCGGCAACCACGCCGCCGTTCCCTTCTCCCACGCCGCCAATGCGTATCACTTAGACACCAACCGGCAGTGCTGGGAGGACTTTCTGCTCGGCAACCAGCCCATCGAGCCCCGCGGTGTACGGCTCTCGGTCTGGAAAGAAGACCACACCGACGAGTGGGCCAAGCTCTACGAGCGCTGCTTGCGTGGGCCAGTGCGGGGGTAA
- a CDS encoding DUF559 domain-containing protein, giving the protein MNESYLVMRNRARILRCEMTDAEKRVWEALRRDQCDGLRFRRQEILDQYIADFYCPTLKLVVEIDGTSHDCPEAQRYDTERTQSLFEARGLRVIRLRNEEVLKATPHQIRQAVRRKIAELPPLAP; this is encoded by the coding sequence ATGAATGAAAGCTACTTGGTGATGCGAAATCGTGCCCGCATCCTACGGTGTGAGATGACAGATGCAGAGAAGCGTGTTTGGGAGGCGCTACGGCGCGACCAGTGCGACGGCTTACGTTTTCGGCGGCAGGAGATACTGGATCAGTACATCGCGGATTTCTACTGTCCCACCCTGAAGTTAGTGGTGGAAATTGATGGCACGAGCCATGACTGCCCTGAGGCACAGCGCTACGACACAGAAAGAACGCAGTCGTTATTCGAGGCAAGGGGTCTACGGGTGATTCGCCTGCGCAACGAAGAGGTGCTCAAAGCCACGCCCCATCAGATACGGCAGGCAGTACGGCGCAAAATTGCCGAATTACCTCCCCTCGCCCCGTGA
- the rpsO gene encoding 30S ribosomal protein S15, with the protein MPLSLNKTADVIGEYKVHESDTGSPEVQIALMSARITQLTEHLKVNKKDHHSRRGMFLLIGRRKRMLAYLAKTDIERYRSLCQRLGIRTKI; encoded by the coding sequence ATGCCCCTATCGTTAAACAAGACAGCAGATGTGATCGGTGAGTACAAGGTCCACGAGAGCGACACCGGCTCTCCTGAGGTTCAGATTGCCCTGATGTCGGCGCGTATCACGCAGCTGACCGAGCACCTGAAGGTCAACAAGAAAGACCACCACTCCCGCCGTGGAATGTTCCTGCTGATTGGCCGCCGCAAGCGAATGCTGGCCTATCTTGCCAAGACCGATATCGAGCGCTACCGCAGCCTCTGCCAGCGACTCGGAATCCGCACAAAAATTTAA